The following coding sequences are from one Dermacentor silvarum isolate Dsil-2018 chromosome 4, BIME_Dsil_1.4, whole genome shotgun sequence window:
- the LOC119450255 gene encoding proton-coupled amino acid transporter 1 isoform X4: MMHLLKGNIGTGVLAMPSALANAGILVGSIGIVLVGIICIHCMHILVKCNHILSKKVGCRTLDFAGVAHYSLRFGPRCLRRFANGARATVNCFLLLTQFGFCCVYFVFVATSLKEVLHGQGIELSVYVYLAILLPVMILYNFIRSLRMLSVASTIANLLQIAGMVLIFYNLFQDMPSISERPLHLGVSRLPLYFGTVIYAFEGIGIVLPLENEMKSPQDFGGVSGVLNTGMVIVVCLYTAIGFFGYLKYGEHVAGSITLNFPPTPLNEVIRLIFAVSIFLSYALQLYVPVQIIWPSIVRRFSLDQGKHSPRAVMVFEFLLRTALVTMTFVLAVAVPRLDLFIPLVGALASSSLALILPPLFELFTMWEGDQGKLMWSWLWVKNVFICVLGVLGFVTGTFVTITEIINTFSSPPSSPA, from the exons ATGATGCACCTGCTCAAGGGGAACATTGGTACGGGTGTACTGGCCATGCCTAGTGCCTTGGCGAATGCAGGAATCCTT GTCGGCTCTATCGGCATTGTTTTAGTGGGAATTATTTGTATCCACTGCATGCACATATTGGTGAAATGCAACCACATACTGTCCAAAAA GGTTGGGTGTAGAACATTAGACTTCGCTGGTGTGGCCCACTACTCCTTAAGGTTTGGACCACGCTGCCTACGACGGTTTGCCAATGGTGCGAG AGCAACTGTGAACTGTTTTCTCCTGCTGACCCAGTTTGGATTTTGCTGTGTCTACTTTGTCTTTGTTGCTACTAGTCTAAAAGAG GTGCTTCATGGTCAAGGCATTGAGCTGAGCGTGTATGTCTACCTGGCCATCCTGCTGCCTGTCATGATTCTCTACAACTTCATTCGAAGCCTGCGAATGCTGTCTGTGGCATCCACAATTGCTAACCTGCTGCAGATTGCAGGGATGGTGCTTATCTTCTACAATCTGTTCCAAGACATGCCGAGCATCAGCGAGCGGCCCTTGCACCTGGGCGTGAGCCGCCTGCCCCTGTACTTTGGCACCGTCATCTATGCCTTTGAGGGCATAGGCATT GTGCTGCCTTTGGAAAACGAAATGAAAAGCCCTCAGGACTTCGGAGGTGTGTCTGGTGTTTTGAACACAGGCATGGTCATCGTGGTGTGCTTGTACACAGCTATTGGCTTCTTTGGTTACCTAAAGTATGGCGAACACGTTGCAGGAAGCATCACCCTCAATTTCCCGCCTACACC GTTGAACGAAGTGATCCGGCTCATATTTGCAGTCTCCATCTTTCTCTCATACGCTCTGCAATTGTACGTGCCCGTCCAGATCATCTGGCCTTCCATAGTGAGGCGCTTTTCCCTTGACCAAGGAAAGCATTCACCACGAGCCGTGATGGTCTTCGAATTCCTGCTGCGCACTGCTCTGGTTACCATGACCT TCGTGCTGGCCGTTGCAGTGCCCAGGCTAGATCTCTTCATCCCACTGGTTGGAGCGTTGGCAAGCAGCAGCCTGGCACTCATCTTGCCTCCCTTATTCGAGCTCTTCACAATGTGGGAGGGTGACCAGGGTAAACTAATGTGGAGCTGGCTATGGGTCAAGAACGTCTTCATCTGTGTACTCGGAGTGCTGGGATTTGTGACTgggacatttgttacaatcacaGAAATTATTAACACCTTTTCAAGTCCACCCAGCAGCCCAGCGTGA